From one Caldithrix abyssi DSM 13497 genomic stretch:
- a CDS encoding BrxA/BrxB family bacilliredoxin has protein sequence MTTLNISRAPRYSEEMVKPLREEVTSAGVEEWRTAEEIDHALQQPGITLVFINSVCGCAARSARPALKLALGHDKLPDRIGTCFAGVDLDAVESVRKRIKNYPASSPSIALFKDGEPIYFMPRHHIEGSPAEEIAEDLKEIFDVYCK, from the coding sequence ATGACGACATTAAATATATCCCGCGCCCCAAGATATTCCGAAGAGATGGTCAAACCATTACGCGAAGAAGTAACATCGGCAGGCGTGGAAGAGTGGCGTACAGCCGAAGAAATTGACCATGCACTGCAACAACCAGGTATCACGCTGGTGTTTATCAATTCGGTTTGCGGTTGCGCCGCCCGAAGCGCCAGACCAGCGCTCAAACTGGCCTTAGGCCATGACAAACTACCGGACCGAATTGGCACCTGTTTTGCCGGCGTCGATCTGGATGCGGTGGAAAGCGTACGCAAACGCATCAAAAACTATCCCGCCTCTTCGCCCTCCATCGCTCTTTTTAAAGACGGCGAACCGATTTACTTTATGCCGCGCCACCATATTGAAGGGAGCCCGGCGGAAGAAATAGCAGAAGACCTCAAAGAAATTTTTGACGTCTATTGCAAATAA